The proteins below come from a single Leptotrichia sp. oral taxon 223 genomic window:
- the nifJ gene encoding pyruvate:ferredoxin (flavodoxin) oxidoreductase encodes MTKNMKTMDGNQAAAHIAYAFTEVAGIYPITPSSTMSELVDQWASYGKENLFGMPVKVVEMQSEAGAAGIVHGSLQTGALTTTFTASQGLLLKIPNMYKIAGELLPGVIHVAARAISAQALSIFGDHQDIYAARMTGWAMLVTSSVQEVMDLAGIAHLTAIKARVPVMHFFDGFRTSHEINKIEVMDYEFLESLLDKKAVQEFRERALNPEKPVTRGTAQNDDIYFQAREAQNRFYEAVPDIVNDYMKKISEKTGRNYAPFVYYGSENAERVIIAMGSVNETIKEVVDYLNKNGENVGALNVHLYRPFSSKYFFDAMPKNVKKIAVLDRTKEPGALGEPLYMDVKALYYGRENAPEIVGGRYGLSSKDTTPEQIVAVFKNLAQKEPKNNFTIGIIDDVTFTSLALEDEVFTGNEDVKACLFYGLGSDGTVGANKNSIKIIGDKTDLYAQGYFAYDSKKSGGVTRSHLRFSKNPIRSTYLVTKPSFVACSAPAYLGKYDMISGLREGGIFLLNTIWDKEKMLKYVPNEIKRALARKKARFYLINATEIAKEIGLGNRTNTIMQSAFFYLSEVIPHEEAKEYMKEYAKKSYGRKGQDIVQKNWDAIDRGIEGLDEVEVLPEWADLEVDEKIIDDAKPEFVKRVADPINEMKGNELPVSTFLGREDGTFEHGTANYEKRGIADEVPEWQPDMCIQCNQCAYVCPHAVIRPFLIDEEEMAKAPEGMPTIKALGRGMNDLNYKIQVSPLDCTGCSACVDVCPAPRGKAIVMKPIQSQIEKNEIEYTDYLFNNVSYKDKILGKNTVKGSQFAKPLFEFSGACAGCGETPYIKLVTQLFGERMIVANATGCSSIYGASAPSTPYTTAENGCGPAWASSLFEDNAEYGYGMFQAVNTIRHRILKRMNEIKSDVSIELSDLFTLFAENFDDGDKTTEIRDELVALMEKENSGNTNEKVKSNIAEILELKQYLIKKSIWMFGGDGWAYDIGFGGLDHVLASGDDVNILVLDTEVYSNTGGQASKSSRLGAVAKFAASGKPAKKKDLAAILMTYGNIYVAKVSMGANQNQTLKAIREAEAYPGPSIIIAYSPCIEHGIKAGMGKFQTEEKLATEVGYWPIFRYDPRLAEKGKNPLQLDTRNPAWDKYEDFLLGERRYATLAAEFPEKAKELLEANLKNAKDNWNYYKRMAAMDYSVEE; translated from the coding sequence GGAAGTTGCCGGAATTTATCCGATTACTCCGTCGTCAACTATGTCAGAGCTTGTGGACCAATGGGCATCATACGGAAAGGAAAATTTATTTGGAATGCCAGTAAAGGTTGTGGAAATGCAATCAGAAGCCGGGGCTGCGGGGATTGTACATGGATCGCTTCAGACTGGGGCTTTGACTACGACGTTTACTGCTTCTCAAGGATTGTTGCTAAAAATACCTAATATGTATAAAATAGCTGGGGAATTGCTTCCAGGGGTAATACACGTTGCGGCAAGGGCTATTTCTGCACAGGCGTTATCAATATTTGGAGATCATCAGGATATTTATGCGGCTAGAATGACAGGATGGGCAATGCTTGTAACAAGCTCGGTTCAGGAAGTTATGGATCTGGCTGGAATTGCACATTTGACGGCAATTAAGGCAAGAGTGCCTGTTATGCACTTTTTTGATGGATTTAGGACTTCGCATGAGATAAATAAAATAGAAGTTATGGATTATGAATTTCTTGAAAGCCTGCTTGATAAAAAAGCTGTGCAGGAATTTAGGGAAAGAGCGTTAAATCCAGAAAAGCCTGTAACAAGAGGAACGGCTCAGAATGATGATATTTATTTTCAGGCAAGGGAAGCTCAAAATAGATTTTATGAAGCTGTGCCTGATATTGTAAATGATTATATGAAAAAAATTAGTGAAAAGACTGGACGGAACTATGCTCCTTTTGTTTACTATGGCTCAGAAAATGCTGAAAGAGTTATTATTGCGATGGGTTCTGTAAACGAAACGATTAAGGAAGTTGTGGATTATCTCAATAAAAATGGGGAAAATGTGGGAGCATTGAATGTTCATTTATATCGTCCATTTTCCAGCAAGTATTTTTTTGATGCAATGCCGAAAAACGTGAAAAAAATTGCTGTGCTTGACAGGACAAAGGAGCCTGGGGCATTGGGAGAACCGCTATATATGGATGTGAAGGCACTTTACTATGGACGTGAAAATGCACCTGAAATTGTTGGCGGGAGATACGGGCTTTCATCAAAGGATACAACGCCTGAACAAATTGTGGCAGTATTCAAAAATCTTGCACAAAAGGAACCTAAAAACAACTTTACAATCGGAATTATTGATGATGTTACATTTACATCTCTGGCACTGGAAGATGAAGTGTTTACTGGAAATGAGGATGTGAAAGCATGTTTATTTTATGGGCTTGGTTCGGATGGAACGGTTGGGGCGAATAAAAATTCGATAAAAATTATTGGAGATAAGACAGACTTGTATGCACAAGGATATTTTGCATATGATTCAAAAAAATCTGGCGGAGTAACACGTTCGCATTTACGATTCAGCAAAAATCCGATTCGTTCGACGTACTTAGTTACAAAGCCCAGTTTTGTCGCTTGCTCTGCACCTGCCTATCTGGGAAAATACGATATGATTTCAGGACTGCGTGAAGGAGGAATATTTTTACTGAATACAATTTGGGATAAGGAAAAAATGCTAAAATATGTTCCAAATGAGATAAAAAGAGCACTTGCACGTAAAAAAGCCAGATTTTACTTGATAAATGCAACGGAAATTGCAAAGGAAATTGGACTTGGAAACAGGACAAACACGATTATGCAGTCGGCATTTTTCTATCTTTCGGAAGTGATTCCTCACGAAGAGGCAAAGGAATATATGAAGGAATATGCCAAAAAAAGTTATGGAAGAAAAGGGCAGGATATTGTTCAGAAAAACTGGGATGCAATTGACAGAGGAATTGAAGGGTTGGACGAAGTGGAAGTATTGCCTGAATGGGCAGATCTTGAAGTCGATGAAAAAATTATAGATGATGCAAAGCCTGAATTTGTAAAAAGAGTTGCAGATCCAATTAATGAAATGAAGGGGAATGAATTGCCTGTTTCTACATTTTTAGGGCGTGAAGACGGAACATTTGAACATGGAACGGCAAATTATGAAAAAAGAGGAATAGCGGATGAAGTGCCGGAATGGCAGCCTGATATGTGTATTCAGTGTAACCAATGTGCTTATGTGTGCCCGCACGCTGTAATTCGTCCTTTCTTGATTGACGAGGAAGAAATGGCAAAAGCTCCAGAAGGAATGCCGACAATAAAGGCATTGGGACGTGGAATGAACGACTTGAACTATAAAATTCAGGTGTCGCCTCTGGACTGTACAGGATGTAGTGCCTGTGTAGATGTGTGTCCTGCTCCTCGTGGAAAAGCCATTGTTATGAAACCAATTCAATCTCAAATTGAAAAAAATGAAATTGAATACACAGATTACTTATTTAACAATGTTTCATACAAAGATAAAATTTTAGGGAAAAATACTGTAAAAGGCTCACAATTTGCAAAACCACTGTTTGAATTTTCGGGAGCGTGTGCAGGCTGTGGAGAAACGCCTTATATTAAATTGGTGACACAGTTATTTGGGGAACGTATGATTGTGGCAAATGCGACAGGATGTTCTTCTATTTACGGAGCTTCTGCACCATCGACACCTTATACAACTGCTGAAAATGGCTGTGGGCCTGCATGGGCTTCTTCATTGTTTGAAGACAATGCTGAATATGGATACGGGATGTTTCAGGCTGTAAACACAATTCGACACAGAATTTTAAAAAGAATGAATGAAATAAAATCTGATGTTTCAATAGAGCTTTCTGATTTGTTCACTTTATTTGCAGAAAACTTTGATGATGGGGACAAAACAACAGAAATACGTGATGAACTGGTAGCTTTAATGGAAAAGGAAAATTCTGGGAATACAAACGAAAAAGTAAAAAGTAATATAGCTGAAATATTGGAATTGAAACAGTATCTAATCAAAAAATCTATCTGGATGTTTGGTGGAGATGGTTGGGCTTACGACATTGGATTTGGAGGGCTTGATCACGTACTGGCTTCTGGAGATGATGTGAATATTCTTGTACTTGATACCGAAGTGTACTCAAATACAGGAGGACAGGCTTCAAAATCTTCGAGATTAGGAGCAGTTGCAAAATTTGCAGCATCAGGAAAACCAGCAAAGAAAAAAGACTTAGCCGCAATACTGATGACTTACGGAAATATCTATGTTGCCAAAGTGTCAATGGGTGCAAATCAGAACCAGACACTAAAAGCAATAAGAGAAGCCGAGGCTTATCCAGGGCCATCAATAATAATCGCTTATTCACCTTGTATAGAACACGGAATAAAAGCTGGCATGGGTAAATTCCAGACAGAAGAAAAACTGGCAACAGAAGTAGGATACTGGCCAATTTTCAGATATGATCCAAGACTCGCTGAAAAAGGGAAAAATCCACTGCAGTTAGATACACGAAATCCCGCTTGGGACAAATACGAAGATTTCCTGCTGGGAGAACGAAGATATGCAACTCTAGCTGCAGAGTTCCCTGAAAAAGCAAAAGAATTACTGGAAGCAAACCTAAAGAATGCCAAAGACAACTGGAATTATTATAAACGAATGGCAGCAATGGATTATTCAGTAGAAGAATAG
- the recJ gene encoding single-stranded-DNA-specific exonuclease RecJ, translated as MRNTKWAAKTIPNPRQEREYIERDNKQKNDEKTKKLKKSKTEKQNFENTNLSSVIDNDILKILYSRGITTEKEVREFLNPKLENIQNPYGLQDMEKTVLEIEKAIKEQKNIWIYGDYDVDGITSTSILYMALKELGAENVNYYIPIRDEGYGLNNAALKKIKESGADLVITVDCGITAFPEVEFANSIDLPIIITDHHNLHGDKVPDAITVVNPKCPENEFSFEFLAGVGTIFMVILCLYERIGKKAKAYKYLDLVAIGTVADIVPLVEENRILTKFGLEQLSRSKNKGLRFLLYKLFSTQNSDFNEKTEYNSYDVGFIIAPVFNAAGRLKDAKMVVKLLISDNDREIEIIVKELINKNFERKELQNEIVEKVEKHIEESDLKEDYVIVDYSPEYHHGVIGIAASKIVDKYYKPAIIIEVKEDEGIAVGSCRSIGNFNILEALQSMPELFVKFGGHSGAAGFTIGIKNLELFKKKINKFAKTKLKEEDFVKIIEIDKQIPIQKVSYEFFQIIELLKPFGFGNPMPTFRTNNVLFENIKFIGENKNHIMFDIKQKGFFNRNAVWFNSGEYFKELNENLFYDIVYKLKTEMFQERYYTKVYIEDVKVSQLKDDTLSYYHSLFNTSFPMKSVFYTNIELETEKKITMKMEFDQVSLFQGRKFIGRLDYSISNLLILLNQYYNWNFIVKMEDVKQASNHNIVNILIKRDYNFKCYDHTQIGIFKKIKEFLIGKMEYNSQTKELLAQFFKQNKNLIIKNIFDENEKYKYKMSNFENFLLTVGIYYKKMTDKKSQIVISSDKKPAFNNFIKSYFDINEKYSENGYPFTLFYNYKDTEKLENIIKTDFSMQNEIFYDTEDKNAMESEINEDSKQLEYKKVEKIEFKNNENVENSENIVEKQQENTEKLSENGKQEVEKRFCIIINSEDFMVKTDDLDKNNIEEIDTKIKMPENIIFLENSTKKERKNAKNIFVEYLPIEEKIKLKKLLTDGEKIYSDYSINEIL; from the coding sequence ATGAGAAATACTAAATGGGCTGCAAAAACTATTCCTAATCCACGACAGGAGAGGGAATACATTGAAAGAGACAACAAGCAGAAAAATGATGAAAAAACAAAAAAATTGAAAAAAAGTAAGACTGAAAAACAGAATTTTGAAAATACGAATTTAAGTTCGGTAATTGATAATGATATTTTGAAAATACTTTATTCACGGGGGATAACGACAGAGAAAGAAGTAAGGGAGTTTTTGAATCCAAAACTTGAAAACATTCAGAATCCTTATGGACTGCAGGATATGGAAAAGACAGTTTTGGAAATTGAAAAGGCGATAAAGGAACAGAAGAATATTTGGATATATGGAGATTATGATGTGGATGGAATTACTTCGACATCTATTTTGTATATGGCGTTAAAGGAGCTTGGGGCGGAAAATGTGAATTATTACATTCCGATTCGGGATGAAGGGTATGGGCTGAATAATGCTGCATTGAAGAAAATAAAGGAATCTGGGGCGGACTTGGTAATTACTGTGGATTGTGGAATCACGGCATTTCCTGAAGTAGAGTTTGCAAATTCTATAGACTTGCCGATAATTATTACGGATCATCACAATTTGCATGGGGATAAAGTTCCAGACGCTATCACAGTTGTGAATCCCAAATGTCCTGAAAATGAATTTTCCTTTGAGTTTCTAGCGGGAGTTGGAACTATTTTTATGGTAATTCTTTGTCTTTATGAAAGAATTGGGAAAAAGGCAAAAGCATATAAGTATCTCGATCTGGTAGCAATTGGTACGGTTGCCGATATTGTGCCGCTGGTGGAAGAAAACAGGATTTTGACAAAATTTGGGCTGGAGCAACTTAGCCGTTCTAAAAATAAGGGACTTAGATTTTTACTGTATAAATTGTTTAGTACGCAAAATTCGGATTTTAATGAGAAAACTGAATATAATTCGTATGATGTGGGCTTTATCATAGCACCTGTCTTTAATGCGGCTGGAAGGCTTAAAGATGCAAAAATGGTGGTAAAATTACTAATTTCGGATAATGACAGGGAAATTGAGATAATCGTAAAGGAATTGATTAATAAAAATTTTGAGCGGAAAGAATTGCAGAATGAAATCGTGGAAAAAGTAGAAAAACATATTGAAGAAAGCGATTTGAAGGAAGATTATGTGATTGTGGACTATTCGCCTGAATATCATCACGGTGTAATTGGTATAGCGGCTTCCAAAATTGTGGATAAATATTACAAGCCTGCGATTATCATTGAAGTGAAGGAAGATGAAGGAATAGCGGTTGGATCATGCCGAAGTATTGGGAATTTTAATATTTTGGAGGCGTTGCAGTCGATGCCTGAGCTTTTTGTGAAGTTTGGGGGACATTCTGGAGCAGCTGGATTTACGATTGGAATAAAAAATTTGGAATTATTTAAGAAAAAAATAAATAAATTTGCAAAAACAAAATTAAAGGAAGAGGATTTTGTAAAAATAATAGAAATTGACAAGCAAATCCCAATTCAAAAGGTTTCCTACGAATTTTTCCAAATAATAGAACTGTTAAAGCCATTTGGCTTTGGAAATCCAATGCCGACTTTTAGGACAAATAACGTACTTTTTGAAAATATAAAGTTCATTGGGGAAAATAAAAATCATATAATGTTTGATATAAAGCAAAAGGGATTTTTTAATAGAAATGCTGTCTGGTTTAATTCTGGCGAGTATTTTAAGGAACTGAACGAAAACTTGTTTTACGATATTGTTTATAAATTAAAGACGGAAATGTTTCAGGAGAGATATTATACGAAAGTGTATATTGAGGATGTGAAAGTGTCGCAGTTGAAGGATGATACTTTATCTTATTATCATTCGCTTTTTAACACATCTTTCCCGATGAAGTCGGTATTTTATACAAATATTGAGCTGGAAACGGAAAAGAAAATTACAATGAAAATGGAATTTGATCAGGTTTCGCTTTTTCAAGGAAGAAAGTTCATCGGACGGCTTGATTACAGCATTTCTAACTTATTAATACTTTTAAATCAGTATTATAACTGGAATTTTATCGTGAAAATGGAGGATGTGAAGCAGGCTTCAAATCATAATATTGTAAATATACTGATAAAAAGAGATTATAATTTTAAATGTTATGATCACACGCAAATTGGTATTTTTAAGAAAATAAAAGAATTTTTGATTGGGAAAATGGAGTATAATTCACAGACTAAAGAATTGCTGGCACAGTTTTTTAAGCAAAACAAAAACTTGATTATAAAAAATATTTTTGATGAAAATGAAAAATATAAATACAAAATGTCAAATTTTGAAAATTTTTTACTGACAGTTGGAATTTATTATAAAAAAATGACTGATAAAAAAAGTCAAATTGTAATAAGTTCAGATAAAAAGCCAGCTTTTAACAATTTTATAAAATCGTATTTTGACATAAATGAAAAATATTCTGAAAATGGCTATCCATTTACATTGTTTTATAACTATAAGGATACAGAAAAGCTGGAAAATATTATAAAAACAGATTTTTCAATGCAAAATGAAATTTTTTATGATACAGAAGATAAAAACGCTATGGAAAGTGAAATTAACGAAGATTCAAAGCAACTGGAGTATAAAAAAGTTGAAAAAATAGAGTTTAAAAATAATGAAAATGTGGAAAACTCTGAGAATATTGTGGAAAAACAGCAGGAAAATACTGAAAAGTTAAGTGAAAATGGAAAACAGGAAGTGGAGAAAAGATTTTGCATAATAATAAATTCTGAAGATTTTATGGTAAAAACAGATGATTTGGACAAAAATAATATTGAAGAGATAGATACGAAAATTAAAATGCCAGAAAATATAATATTTTTAGAAAATTCAACGAAGAAGGAGAGAAAAAATGCAAAAAATATTTTTGTAGAATATTTACCGATTGAAGAAAAAATTAAATTGAAAAAGTTGCTTACTGATGGAGAAAAGATTTATTCTGATTATTCGATTAATGAGATTTTATAA
- a CDS encoding diacylglycerol kinase family protein: MEKLKKAILVYNPKSGNANIILSNFDLITTKLLEKGITLTLYSINQNYDLLTEILKNEKYDILILSGGDGTLSRCLSELYCKNIEFPEVAIFPTGTSNDFAKALKIEENIENWIEKITDKTAKNIDFGLINGKTVFLSSYAGGLFTKISYNTDKTLKKTFGKVAYYINGLGELTNIKTFDLDIVLDGNEKVKKKAILYAILNGKSVGGFENVIDEASMNDGFMDILIVKNIDNPLDIPKILIDLMNSNLTNNDYIRTLQAKKCEIKKVAEEIDVSIDGEEGENMDVAIEFISGKLKVFC, translated from the coding sequence ATGGAAAAATTAAAAAAGGCTATTTTGGTTTACAATCCAAAATCTGGAAATGCCAATATAATTTTAAGCAATTTTGATTTAATCACGACAAAACTGCTAGAAAAAGGGATTACATTGACACTTTATAGCATAAATCAGAATTATGATTTGCTTACAGAAATTTTAAAAAATGAAAAATATGATATTTTGATTTTATCAGGCGGAGATGGAACGTTAAGCCGTTGTTTAAGCGAGCTTTATTGTAAAAATATCGAATTTCCAGAAGTTGCAATATTTCCGACAGGAACATCAAACGACTTTGCAAAAGCATTGAAAATTGAAGAAAACATCGAAAACTGGATAGAGAAAATTACAGATAAAACTGCCAAAAATATTGATTTTGGGTTAATTAATGGGAAAACTGTATTCTTGTCTTCGTATGCTGGTGGGCTGTTTACCAAAATTTCCTACAATACGGACAAGACACTGAAAAAGACGTTTGGAAAAGTTGCCTATTACATAAATGGACTTGGAGAACTTACAAATATAAAGACTTTTGACTTGGATATTGTGCTGGATGGAAATGAGAAAGTGAAGAAAAAGGCTATTTTGTACGCAATTCTGAATGGAAAAAGTGTCGGCGGATTTGAAAATGTAATTGATGAAGCTAGCATGAATGACGGATTTATGGATATTCTAATCGTAAAAAACATTGACAATCCACTAGATATTCCAAAAATCCTAATCGACTTAATGAATAGCAATCTAACAAACAACGATTACATCCGAACTTTACAAGCCAAAAAATGCGAAATAAAAAAAGTTGCTGAAGAAATTGACGTAAGTATCGATGGGGAAGAAGGGGAAAATATGGATGTAGCAATTGAGTTTATTAGTGGAAAATTAAAAGTTTTTTGTTAA
- a CDS encoding glycoside hydrolase family 57 protein — protein MNGYFSLVLHAHLPYVRHPEYEEFLEEDWLYEAITETYIPLLEMFENLTRDNIPWNITITMSGTLVNMLNDGLLRERYLRHINKLIEFCENEVERLSPYPDMLNVAKHNLWFNTRARQVFEEKYSKDLVGAFRKFQDQGNLEIIPVTATHGFLPVMKDYPEAVNAQVLMAKKDYIKNFGRDPKGIWLAECAYYPGQDKFLEKHGIRYFLVDAHGIMHSDPRPVYGIYSPVYTKNYVAAFARDLESSEQVWSSESGYPGDGLYREFHKDAGYELDYELVKPYLHSDGVRRNIGIKYHAITDKKGSYKAVYNPQAAADRAKEHAYNFVFNRSKQIEFLASKMKYRKPIVVSPYDAELYGHWWYEGPIFLEWVFRAIAESDFSTITPYKYLQKYPTNQIVDVSMSSWGANGYYDVWIDGSNDYAYRHLHKAAQKMIELANGREPYNELEYRALNQAARELLMAQTSCWEFIMYTGTMVGYAHKKISDHVHRLFKIYEDFKNGNLDESWLNEIESRDNIFPEIEYRMYRSDWL, from the coding sequence ATGAATGGATATTTTAGTCTTGTTTTACATGCACATTTGCCGTATGTAAGACATCCAGAGTATGAAGAATTTTTAGAAGAAGATTGGTTATATGAAGCGATTACGGAAACGTATATCCCTTTACTGGAAATGTTTGAAAATTTAACAAGAGATAACATTCCTTGGAATATAACTATTACAATGTCTGGAACGCTTGTAAATATGCTAAATGATGGTTTATTGCGTGAAAGATATCTTCGTCATATAAATAAATTAATTGAATTCTGTGAAAATGAAGTGGAAAGACTAAGTCCATATCCTGACATGCTAAATGTTGCAAAACATAATTTATGGTTCAATACGAGAGCAAGACAAGTATTTGAAGAAAAGTACAGCAAAGATTTAGTGGGGGCATTTAGAAAATTTCAAGATCAGGGGAACTTAGAAATCATTCCAGTTACAGCAACACATGGATTTTTACCAGTTATGAAAGATTATCCTGAAGCAGTAAACGCTCAAGTGCTTATGGCAAAAAAAGATTATATTAAAAATTTTGGAAGGGATCCAAAGGGAATTTGGCTAGCTGAATGTGCTTATTATCCAGGACAAGATAAATTCTTGGAAAAACACGGAATAAGATATTTCCTAGTTGATGCGCATGGAATTATGCACAGTGATCCACGTCCAGTTTATGGTATTTATTCACCAGTTTATACTAAGAATTATGTGGCTGCATTTGCCAGAGATTTGGAATCATCAGAACAAGTTTGGAGTTCTGAATCAGGGTATCCAGGAGATGGACTTTACCGTGAATTCCATAAGGATGCAGGATACGAACTTGACTATGAACTTGTAAAACCTTACTTGCACAGTGATGGAGTAAGAAGAAACATAGGAATAAAATATCACGCAATAACAGATAAGAAAGGAAGCTATAAAGCAGTTTATAATCCACAGGCAGCAGCAGACAGGGCAAAAGAACATGCGTATAACTTTGTATTCAATCGTTCAAAACAAATTGAATTTCTTGCTTCAAAAATGAAATATAGAAAACCTATCGTAGTATCGCCTTACGATGCTGAATTATATGGACACTGGTGGTATGAAGGGCCTATATTCCTAGAATGGGTATTCAGAGCAATAGCTGAATCTGATTTTTCTACAATAACACCATACAAATATTTACAAAAATACCCTACAAACCAAATAGTTGACGTAAGTATGTCAAGCTGGGGAGCAAATGGTTATTACGACGTTTGGATAGACGGTTCAAATGATTACGCATACAGACATTTACATAAAGCTGCGCAAAAAATGATAGAATTGGCAAACGGAAGAGAACCATACAACGAACTGGAATACAGAGCATTAAATCAAGCCGCAAGAGAGTTGTTAATGGCACAGACATCTTGTTGGGAATTTATAATGTACACAGGAACAATGGTTGGATATGCTCATAAAAAAATAAGCGATCATGTTCATAGATTATTCAAAATTTACGAAGACTTCAAAAACGGCAATTTAGATGAAAGCTGGCTAAATGAAATTGAAAGCAGAGATAATATTTTCCCTGAAATCGAATATAGAATGTACAGAAGTGACTGGCTAT